In Iodobacter fluviatilis, one DNA window encodes the following:
- a CDS encoding phospholipid carrier-dependent glycosyltransferase — translation MNSLINRPAAKWLVLLLLAVLWFGTLGYRKLITPDEGRYAEIAREMVTTGDWNTPRLNGIKYFEKPALQYWATAASFEVLGESDFAARLWPALTGFLGLLAVFFTSRKLWGEATAWLAGGILASSAWWIGNGHFLTLDMGVSAFLTFSLCGFLLAQRDGASAKENRNGMLVAWAAIGLAVLSKGLIGLVLPGIAIVAYSIICRDLKLWGKLHLFKGLALALLITAPWFIAVSKTNPEFAHFFFIHEHFERFTSTEHRREGPLWYFFPILAVGLLPWTSLLPQALKKSWVSSEQFKTNRFLLIWSVFIFAFFSKSGSKLPSYILPIFPALAMLMAQTLMDISGKTLRWHFVWIAAPGLVLIGAYPYVSTMVSESTPQIYNAAYAAWLVAAGLVLAGGAIASFILAGKGKKEAAIATMALAGLVGGQLPMVGHESYAYTNSSYHLVEAIKPQLTPQSTLYAVRYYDQSLPFYLKRTLQFVEYIDEFEMGQKSEPDKRISLDDFIARWNSDIQPVAILQTDTFNELQTRGLKMKTIAKDARRLVIAKP, via the coding sequence ATGAATAGTCTGATTAATCGCCCTGCCGCTAAGTGGCTGGTGCTTCTGCTTTTGGCCGTCCTCTGGTTTGGCACGCTTGGCTACCGCAAACTCATTACGCCCGACGAAGGCCGCTATGCAGAAATTGCTCGCGAAATGGTTACAACGGGCGACTGGAATACGCCGCGCCTTAACGGCATTAAATACTTCGAAAAACCCGCTTTGCAATACTGGGCCACAGCGGCCAGCTTTGAAGTACTGGGCGAATCAGATTTTGCAGCGAGGCTATGGCCCGCGCTGACCGGTTTTTTGGGGCTACTGGCGGTATTTTTTACCAGCCGTAAGCTCTGGGGCGAGGCCACCGCTTGGCTTGCTGGCGGCATTTTAGCCAGTAGTGCTTGGTGGATTGGTAACGGCCATTTTTTAACGCTCGATATGGGCGTGAGCGCCTTTCTGACATTCAGCCTCTGTGGTTTTTTGTTGGCGCAAAGAGATGGTGCCAGCGCCAAAGAAAACCGCAATGGTATGCTCGTGGCTTGGGCTGCGATTGGCCTTGCCGTTTTATCTAAAGGCCTGATCGGGCTGGTGCTGCCGGGCATTGCGATTGTGGCGTACTCCATCATTTGCCGTGATCTTAAGCTATGGGGCAAACTCCACTTATTTAAAGGCTTGGCGCTGGCCCTGCTGATTACTGCACCTTGGTTTATTGCAGTATCCAAAACCAATCCGGAATTCGCACATTTCTTTTTTATTCATGAACACTTCGAGCGTTTTACCAGCACTGAGCATCGCCGCGAAGGCCCGCTTTGGTATTTCTTCCCGATTCTAGCCGTCGGTTTACTGCCGTGGACCAGTCTGTTGCCGCAAGCCTTAAAAAAGAGCTGGGTCAGCAGTGAGCAATTTAAAACCAACCGTTTTCTATTGATCTGGTCGGTATTTATTTTTGCCTTTTTCTCTAAATCAGGCTCCAAACTCCCTTCTTATATCCTGCCGATTTTCCCTGCGCTGGCCATGCTGATGGCGCAAACGCTAATGGATATCAGTGGCAAAACGCTGCGCTGGCATTTTGTATGGATTGCCGCGCCAGGCTTGGTGCTGATCGGCGCTTACCCCTATGTCAGCACGATGGTAAGTGAGAGCACGCCACAAATTTATAACGCAGCCTATGCGGCCTGGCTGGTAGCAGCAGGCTTGGTTTTAGCAGGCGGAGCCATCGCCAGCTTTATCCTCGCTGGCAAAGGCAAAAAAGAAGCGGCGATCGCCACCATGGCGCTGGCAGGATTAGTGGGCGGGCAATTGCCCATGGTTGGGCACGAGTCTTACGCTTATACGAACTCCAGCTACCATTTGGTTGAAGCCATCAAGCCGCAGCTCACGCCGCAAAGTACACTCTATGCAGTACGTTATTACGATCAGTCTCTGCCCTTCTATTTAAAGCGCACCCTGCAATTTGTTGAATATATTGATGAATTTGAAATGGGCCAGAAATCAGAGCCAGATAAACGCATTTCACTGGATGATTTTATCGCCCGCTGGAATAGTGATATTCAGCCTGTCGCTATTTTGCAAACAGATACTTTTAATGAATTACAAACACGCGGCCTGAAAATGAAAACCATCGCCAAAGATGCACGCAGATTAGTGATTGCCAAACCATGA
- a CDS encoding SMR family transporter, protein MKALEFGLILFGVLLNAGAQLLLKAGTRTIGQFDFSMANAWPIGLKVASNPHIIGGLSCYVISVVVWILALSRVEVSIAYPMLSIGYVVNAGLAWWLFGEAVTPMRLVGIGIIMLGVLLVAKS, encoded by the coding sequence ATGAAAGCACTTGAATTTGGATTGATTTTATTTGGCGTATTGCTTAATGCAGGTGCTCAGCTTTTATTAAAAGCGGGCACCCGTACCATTGGGCAATTCGATTTCTCCATGGCTAATGCATGGCCAATCGGGCTAAAAGTCGCCAGCAACCCACATATTATTGGCGGGCTCTCCTGCTATGTAATCAGCGTGGTGGTATGGATTTTGGCGCTGTCCCGTGTAGAGGTCAGCATTGCCTACCCTATGCTATCCATAGGTTACGTTGTGAATGCAGGCTTGGCATGGTGGTTATTTGGTGAGGCGGTCACGCCCATGCGCCTTGTTGGCATCGGCATTATTATGCTGGGCGTCTTATTGGTCGCAAAAAGCTGA
- a CDS encoding VanZ family protein: MSRMAFERLAWAYVAFIWVMSLIPLTMPAMPNSDKIGHFLAYGLLALWFGLARQRKLPHIWLLASLMGIAIEFAQALTPYRSFDTHDMLANAAGALIGTGIAAILLQFLPHTLKTDHS; this comes from the coding sequence ATGTCAAGGATGGCCTTTGAAAGACTGGCATGGGCCTATGTGGCTTTTATATGGGTGATGTCTTTGATTCCGCTCACCATGCCCGCCATGCCAAACAGCGATAAAATTGGTCATTTTCTGGCCTATGGCTTGCTTGCACTTTGGTTTGGCCTTGCCCGCCAGAGAAAGCTGCCCCATATCTGGCTACTGGCCAGCTTAATGGGCATAGCCATCGAATTTGCACAGGCGCTTACGCCTTACCGCAGTTTTGATACGCACGATATGCTGGCGAATGCGGCAGGTGCACTGATTGGCACCGGCATCGCCGCGATCTTGCTTCAATTTCTGCCACACACTTTAAAAACGGATCATTCATGA
- the frr gene encoding ribosome recycling factor, with protein MIAEIKSNTVTKMQKSVEALRVNLAKVRTGRAHVGLLDHINVDYYGAPTAINQVANVTLIDSRTIGVQAWEKTMISKIEKAIRDGDLGLNPSTNGDVIRVPMPALTEERRKDLTKVVRNEADDAKVAVRNIRRDANEQLKRLVKDKEISEDDERRAADDVQKLTDKYVIEIDKLLAEKEKELMTM; from the coding sequence ATGATTGCAGAAATTAAAAGCAATACCGTTACAAAAATGCAAAAATCAGTTGAAGCTTTGCGCGTTAATTTAGCCAAAGTACGTACTGGTCGCGCGCACGTTGGCTTGTTGGATCATATCAATGTGGATTATTACGGTGCACCAACAGCAATTAATCAAGTTGCTAATGTCACTTTGATTGATTCACGCACAATTGGTGTTCAGGCTTGGGAAAAAACAATGATTTCCAAGATTGAAAAAGCAATTCGTGATGGTGATCTGGGCTTGAATCCATCCACCAATGGTGATGTGATTCGTGTGCCAATGCCAGCACTGACCGAAGAGCGCCGTAAAGATTTAACAAAGGTTGTTCGCAACGAGGCAGATGATGCTAAGGTAGCCGTGCGTAATATTCGCCGCGATGCCAATGAGCAATTAAAACGCTTGGTTAAAGATAAAGAAATTTCTGAAGATGATGAGCGTCGTGCAGCAGATGATGTTCAGAAGCTGACAGATAAATATGTAATTGAAATTGATAAGTTGTTGGCAGAAAAAGAAAAAGAATTAATGACAATGTAA
- the tsf gene encoding translation elongation factor Ts, giving the protein MAEITAKMVAQLRELTGLGMMECKKALVEADGDIKKAEEVMRIKSGNKASKLAGRTAAEGIIAAFISDDKKIGAVLEVNCETDFLAKDEGFIAFAKLAAQAVADANPADVEALAQVVVNGKTVEEIRKDAVAKLGENVTLRRFARFETAGQIAAYLHGNKIGVLLDIVGGDEQLAKQIAMHIAATKPKSLDASGVPADLIETERRVATERAKEAGKPEAMLEKIVEGTVQKYLKDVVLLSQSFVMDDKVTIEQLLKTNSATVNAFNLFVVGEGIEKAVVDYAAEVAAAAKI; this is encoded by the coding sequence ATGGCGGAAATTACCGCGAAGATGGTTGCCCAGCTGCGCGAGCTGACTGGCCTTGGCATGATGGAATGTAAAAAAGCTTTGGTTGAAGCCGATGGCGACATCAAAAAAGCTGAAGAAGTAATGCGAATCAAATCCGGCAACAAAGCGTCCAAGCTGGCTGGCCGTACTGCTGCTGAAGGGATTATCGCTGCATTTATCTCTGACGATAAAAAAATCGGCGCGGTGCTTGAAGTAAACTGTGAAACAGACTTCTTGGCTAAAGACGAAGGCTTTATTGCTTTTGCTAAGCTGGCTGCACAAGCGGTTGCGGATGCAAATCCTGCTGACGTTGAAGCACTGGCGCAAGTGGTAGTAAACGGTAAAACAGTTGAAGAAATCCGTAAAGATGCTGTAGCTAAGCTGGGCGAAAACGTGACATTGCGTCGTTTCGCACGCTTTGAAACAGCGGGCCAAATTGCAGCTTACCTGCACGGCAACAAAATTGGCGTACTGCTGGACATCGTAGGTGGTGACGAGCAATTGGCTAAGCAAATTGCGATGCATATTGCGGCGACCAAGCCTAAGTCCCTCGATGCAAGCGGCGTACCTGCTGACTTGATCGAAACTGAACGCCGTGTTGCGACTGAGCGCGCTAAAGAAGCGGGCAAGCCAGAAGCAATGCTGGAAAAAATCGTGGAAGGCACTGTACAAAAGTACCTGAAAGATGTTGTTTTGTTGAGCCAATCATTTGTAATGGACGACAAAGTAACAATCGAACAATTGCTGAAAACCAACTCTGCAACTGTTAATGCATTCAACCTGTTTGTTGTAGGTGAAGGTATTGAAAAAGCAGTGGTTGATTACGCTGCTGAAGTGGCTGCTGCTGCAAAGATTTAA
- a CDS encoding phosphatidate cytidylyltransferase: MLKTRVLTALFLLPLLLAAIFYLPQMGTTGSLAWISFCGLIMVAASWEWQRLSGMQGFVAKVYPVLTAVIFALLSQLIYTPSMLLGLMLGASVFWLFVTPCWLSKKWKLANAANLNILLGWALLLPAGLALIVLRTAGPWALLSVLAIAWVADSAAYFFGKAFGKHKLAPLISPGKSWEGAAGGLLGVLIYTFFLPKHLFFHGELLSLAAWLAIAVILTAVSVMGDLLESLFKRQIGMKDSSNLLPGHGGVLDRVDSLLAILPVACAIYLSFLLF; this comes from the coding sequence ATGCTAAAAACACGTGTTTTAACGGCCCTCTTTTTGCTGCCGCTGCTGCTTGCGGCAATCTTTTATTTACCTCAGATGGGAACAACGGGCTCCCTTGCATGGATTTCATTTTGCGGTCTGATTATGGTTGCCGCATCTTGGGAATGGCAGCGTTTATCCGGCATGCAAGGCTTCGTTGCTAAAGTTTACCCGGTATTAACCGCTGTTATATTTGCTTTACTCAGTCAGCTAATTTACACGCCTTCGATGCTATTGGGGCTGATGCTTGGGGCAAGCGTGTTTTGGTTGTTTGTCACGCCATGCTGGCTTTCTAAAAAATGGAAGCTGGCAAATGCCGCAAATTTAAATATTTTATTAGGCTGGGCTTTGCTGCTGCCTGCTGGTCTGGCATTAATTGTGCTGCGCACAGCAGGGCCATGGGCTTTACTGTCTGTTTTGGCAATTGCTTGGGTTGCCGATTCTGCCGCCTATTTCTTTGGTAAAGCTTTTGGCAAGCACAAGCTTGCGCCGCTGATTAGCCCTGGAAAAAGCTGGGAGGGTGCTGCTGGTGGCTTGCTGGGTGTATTGATTTATACTTTCTTTTTGCCTAAACATCTTTTTTTTCATGGCGAACTATTGTCACTTGCTGCATGGCTGGCTATTGCTGTGATCTTAACGGCAGTGAGTGTAATGGGGGACTTATTAGAATCCCTCTTTAAGCGTCAGATCGGAATGAAAGACAGCAGCAATTTATTACCGGGGCACGGCGGAGTGCTTGATAGGGTTGATAGTTTATTAGCCATCCTGCCGGTAGCCTGTGCCATTTACCTCAGCTTCTTATTATTCTAA
- the rpsB gene encoding 30S ribosomal protein S2, whose amino-acid sequence MSVSMRDMLEAGVHFGHQTRYWHPKMGQYIFGARNKIHIINLEKTLPLFEEAVKYARRIAANKGTVLFVGTKRQAREIVAEEAARCGMPFVDHRWLGGMLTNYKTVKQSIKRLEELQVIVANENSGYGKKELLDMNREVEKLNRSLGGIKDMKGLPDAIFVIDTGYQKGTLVEAKKLGIPVIGVVDTNNNPEGIDFVIPGNDDSSRAIRLYAQGMADAVLEGKNQSAQELVEAAAVAAAQ is encoded by the coding sequence ATGTCCGTTAGCATGCGCGATATGCTTGAAGCCGGTGTCCACTTCGGTCACCAAACTCGTTACTGGCACCCAAAAATGGGTCAATATATTTTTGGCGCACGTAACAAGATTCATATTATCAACCTCGAAAAAACACTGCCATTGTTTGAAGAAGCTGTTAAATACGCTCGTCGTATTGCTGCAAACAAAGGTACTGTTCTGTTCGTAGGTACTAAGCGCCAAGCTCGTGAAATCGTTGCTGAAGAAGCAGCGCGTTGCGGCATGCCTTTCGTTGATCACCGCTGGTTAGGCGGTATGCTGACTAACTACAAAACAGTTAAGCAGTCGATCAAACGTCTGGAAGAGTTACAAGTTATCGTTGCTAATGAAAACAGCGGCTACGGTAAGAAAGAATTGCTGGACATGAATCGTGAAGTTGAAAAACTCAATCGTAGCCTAGGCGGTATCAAGGATATGAAGGGTCTGCCAGACGCGATTTTCGTGATCGACACTGGTTACCAAAAGGGTACTTTGGTTGAAGCTAAGAAACTGGGTATCCCAGTTATCGGTGTAGTTGATACCAACAACAACCCAGAAGGTATTGATTTCGTTATCCCTGGTAACGATGATTCAAGCCGCGCAATTCGTTTGTACGCTCAAGGTATGGCTGACGCCGTGCTTGAAGGTAAAAACCAATCAGCACAAGAACTTGTCGAAGCAGCTGCTGTAGCCGCTGCACAGTAA
- the ispC gene encoding 1-deoxy-D-xylulose-5-phosphate reductoisomerase: protein MSSLQKITILGSTGSIGVNTLDVIARHPERYQVFALTGASQLEKLAQQCVQFKPRFAVVLDAASAQTLAALLKERGSATEVLWGVSALSDVATAADVDAVMAAIVGAAGMQPTLDAARAGKRILLANKETLVLAGSLFMDAVRESGAALLPIDSEHNAIFQVLPGAYRENPYASCLQDAGVKRILLTASGGPFRTMAHEALHHVSPEQACKHPNWSMGRKISVDSASLMNKGLEVIEARWLFNAPEKNDISVVVHPQSVVHSMVEYMDGSVLAQLGNPDMRTPIAYGMAYPERIDAGVKSLDFFSVGRLDFEAPDLQRFPCLQLAFDALAAGSAAPAILNAANEVAVEGFLNNALRFTDIPRLIEAVLGQCTHRASAESLEALLSADEMARAAARQWLQSHPLC from the coding sequence ATGTCCTCTTTGCAAAAAATCACCATTTTGGGTTCAACTGGCAGTATTGGCGTCAATACCCTTGATGTCATTGCCCGCCATCCTGAGCGCTATCAAGTGTTTGCTCTTACGGGCGCTAGTCAGCTGGAAAAGCTGGCTCAGCAATGCGTGCAGTTTAAGCCTCGTTTTGCCGTTGTTTTGGATGCAGCCTCTGCTCAGACATTGGCTGCACTATTAAAAGAGCGGGGCTCTGCTACGGAAGTGTTGTGGGGTGTGTCTGCGTTGAGTGATGTTGCAACTGCTGCAGATGTCGATGCAGTGATGGCAGCAATTGTAGGGGCAGCAGGGATGCAGCCAACCCTAGATGCCGCGCGTGCGGGTAAGCGCATTTTGCTGGCGAATAAAGAAACGCTGGTGTTGGCCGGTTCTTTATTTATGGATGCAGTGCGTGAATCCGGCGCGGCGCTTTTGCCTATTGATAGTGAACATAACGCAATTTTTCAGGTTCTGCCGGGCGCTTATCGTGAAAATCCTTATGCGTCTTGTTTGCAGGATGCAGGTGTTAAGCGCATTTTGCTGACAGCATCGGGCGGGCCATTTCGCACTATGGCGCATGAAGCATTGCATCATGTTTCGCCTGAGCAAGCCTGCAAGCACCCTAATTGGTCTATGGGTCGCAAAATTTCAGTGGATTCGGCCTCATTAATGAATAAGGGGCTGGAAGTCATTGAGGCGCGTTGGTTATTCAATGCGCCGGAAAAGAATGATATTTCAGTGGTCGTGCATCCGCAAAGCGTTGTGCATTCTATGGTGGAATATATGGATGGCTCGGTGCTGGCTCAGCTGGGCAATCCTGATATGCGCACCCCCATTGCCTATGGTATGGCTTACCCGGAACGAATTGATGCGGGCGTGAAATCACTCGATTTCTTTAGCGTGGGTCGTTTGGATTTTGAAGCGCCTGATTTACAGCGTTTTCCTTGCTTGCAACTGGCTTTTGATGCCCTTGCTGCAGGAAGTGCTGCCCCGGCCATTTTAAATGCGGCCAATGAAGTGGCTGTTGAAGGCTTTTTAAATAATGCTTTACGCTTTACGGATATCCCGCGACTTATCGAAGCGGTATTGGGGCAGTGTACGCATCGCGCATCGGCTGAATCATTAGAAGCCTTGCTTAGTGCGGATGAGATGGCACGGGCTGCCGCACGGCAGTGGTTGCAGAGTCACCCCCTATGTTGA
- the uppS gene encoding polyprenyl diphosphate synthase translates to MDGNGRWAKKRMMPRIFGHKRGVEALRDTVRACDALGVGYLTVFAFSNENWRRPQDEVSFLMGLFLKVLSGEISRMHEKNIRLKIVGNREHFGPELVALIDAAEEKTAGNTGLTLSIAADYGGRWDVINATHKMLADHPELSTTFTEDDLSPYLAMAYAPEPDLFIRTGGEQRISNFLLWQLAYTELYFSDMLWPDFDRQALEAAIDWYHSRERRFGRISEQLQTPC, encoded by the coding sequence ATGGATGGCAATGGCCGTTGGGCAAAAAAACGCATGATGCCACGTATATTTGGCCACAAGCGTGGTGTAGAGGCTTTGCGTGATACGGTGCGTGCTTGTGATGCACTTGGCGTGGGTTATTTAACTGTTTTTGCTTTTAGTAATGAAAACTGGCGTCGCCCGCAGGATGAAGTGTCATTTTTAATGGGCCTCTTTCTGAAAGTGCTGAGTGGTGAAATTAGCCGCATGCACGAAAAAAATATTCGTTTGAAAATAGTGGGTAATCGTGAGCATTTTGGCCCCGAGCTGGTGGCACTCATTGATGCTGCCGAAGAAAAAACAGCGGGTAATACAGGCTTAACGCTATCTATTGCGGCTGACTATGGCGGGCGCTGGGATGTCATTAATGCCACGCATAAAATGCTGGCAGATCACCCAGAATTAAGCACTACTTTTACAGAAGATGATTTATCTCCTTACCTTGCGATGGCCTATGCGCCAGAGCCTGATTTGTTTATCAGAACAGGAGGAGAGCAGCGGATTAGCAATTTTCTGCTATGGCAGCTTGCCTATACCGAGCTTTATTTCAGCGATATGCTTTGGCCTGATTTTGACCGGCAGGCGCTGGAAGCTGCGATTGACTGGTATCACAGTCGGGAGCGACGTTTTGGCCGTATTAGTGAGCAACTGCAAACCCCATGCTAA
- a CDS encoding Smr/MutS family protein, producing the protein MDNPKLRQLRKALRAKPQIAAKPKSKPLETLDDHTLFMRSVQGVTPLKNKQYQHPKPEVSPWPRKQHAEHLSPLDDMTDFWPWDELSPGEELLYSKPGQKLDTLKRLRKGQWPTSGHLDLHGLSSDEARISVTHFLQSANAAGLRCVRIVHGKGMGSKNGEPILKQKLKNWLAQRDEVLAFCQAPQHEGGGGAVLVLIRTRRE; encoded by the coding sequence ATGGATAACCCCAAGCTGCGACAGCTTAGAAAAGCTTTGCGCGCCAAGCCGCAGATTGCTGCAAAACCCAAAAGTAAACCCCTAGAAACACTGGATGATCACACCCTGTTTATGCGCTCGGTACAGGGCGTTACGCCGCTTAAAAACAAGCAATACCAACACCCCAAACCAGAAGTCAGCCCTTGGCCGCGCAAACAACACGCCGAGCATCTCAGCCCGCTGGATGATATGACCGATTTTTGGCCATGGGATGAGCTATCACCGGGCGAAGAGCTACTCTACAGCAAGCCAGGCCAGAAACTCGACACGCTGAAGCGCCTAAGGAAAGGCCAGTGGCCAACCAGCGGGCATCTGGATTTGCATGGTTTAAGCAGCGACGAAGCCAGAATCAGTGTGACCCATTTCTTACAAAGCGCCAATGCAGCAGGCCTGCGCTGTGTACGCATCGTCCATGGCAAGGGCATGGGCTCCAAAAACGGCGAGCCCATTCTGAAGCAAAAGCTTAAAAACTGGCTGGCACAAAGAGATGAAGTCCTCGCCTTTTGCCAAGCCCCGCAGCATGAAGGCGGCGGCGGCGCCGTTTTGGTTTTAATTCGGACCCGCAGAGAATAA
- the trxB gene encoding thioredoxin-disulfide reductase, which translates to MATQHARLLILGSGPAGYTAAVYAARANLNPVMVTGLAQGGQLMTTTDVDNWPADADGVQGPELMARFQKHAERFGTEMIFDHIHTTHLNEKPIRLVGDSGEYTCDALIIATGASAQYIGLPSEETFAGRGVSACATCDGFFYRNQQVAVVGGGNTAVEEALYLSNIAAHVTLIHRRDTFRSEKILINHLMEKVEAGKITLAINSTLDEVLGDATGVTGARLKSTVDGSTRDLELTGVFIAIGHKPNTDIFKGQLEMDATGYIVTKGGRDGGATGTSIPGVFAAGDVQDHIYRQAVTSAASGCQAALDADKYLDSLR; encoded by the coding sequence ATGGCTACGCAACACGCTCGTTTACTTATTCTAGGCTCAGGCCCCGCTGGCTACACTGCAGCCGTTTATGCTGCCCGTGCCAACCTTAATCCGGTAATGGTAACGGGCCTTGCTCAGGGCGGGCAGCTGATGACAACAACGGATGTAGACAACTGGCCTGCCGATGCGGATGGCGTACAAGGCCCGGAGCTGATGGCGCGCTTTCAAAAGCATGCCGAGCGTTTTGGCACAGAGATGATCTTCGATCATATTCACACCACGCATTTAAATGAAAAACCAATCCGTCTGGTAGGGGACTCCGGCGAATACACTTGTGATGCCCTGATTATTGCAACGGGCGCATCGGCTCAGTATATCGGCCTACCAAGCGAAGAAACCTTTGCTGGCCGCGGCGTATCTGCTTGTGCGACCTGCGATGGTTTTTTCTACCGCAATCAGCAAGTTGCCGTTGTGGGTGGCGGCAATACAGCCGTTGAAGAAGCGCTGTATCTGTCTAATATTGCTGCGCATGTGACTTTGATTCATCGCCGCGATACTTTCCGTTCAGAAAAAATCCTGATCAACCATTTAATGGAGAAAGTAGAAGCCGGCAAAATCACCCTAGCCATCAATAGCACGCTGGATGAAGTGTTGGGCGACGCCACAGGCGTAACGGGGGCGCGTCTTAAATCAACCGTAGATGGCAGCACACGTGATCTTGAATTAACCGGCGTATTTATTGCCATTGGCCACAAGCCAAACACAGATATCTTTAAAGGCCAGCTGGAAATGGATGCGACCGGCTACATCGTAACCAAGGGCGGCCGTGATGGTGGTGCAACCGGCACCAGCATCCCTGGTGTATTTGCCGCAGGCGATGTGCAGGATCATATCTACCGCCAGGCCGTGACTTCCGCAGCGTCAGGTTGCCAAGCAGCACTGGATGCAGATAAATATTTGGATTCATTACGTTAA
- the pyrH gene encoding UMP kinase, producing MSQAPKYKRILLKLSGEALMGEDSYGINRVTIDRIVGEIKAVLDLGVQVGVVIGGGNIFRGVAPAAAGMDRATADYMGMLATVMNALALQDAMKRAGIVSRVQSALTIQQVAEPYVRGKAIRYLEENKVVIFGAGTGNPFFTTDTAAALRGMEMGADIVLKATKVDGVYTDDPKNNPDAVRYQTLTFDEAIGRNLKVMDATAFALCRDQNMNLSVFSIFKAGALKRVVLGEDEGTLVHC from the coding sequence ATGAGCCAAGCACCCAAATATAAACGCATTTTGCTGAAACTCTCCGGCGAAGCCCTCATGGGTGAGGATAGCTATGGCATCAATCGGGTCACAATTGACCGTATTGTTGGTGAAATCAAGGCTGTATTAGATCTTGGCGTACAAGTTGGTGTTGTGATTGGTGGTGGTAATATTTTTAGGGGTGTTGCACCTGCTGCTGCAGGGATGGATCGCGCAACGGCAGACTATATGGGTATGCTGGCAACGGTAATGAATGCGCTGGCCTTGCAGGATGCGATGAAACGTGCGGGTATTGTCAGCCGTGTTCAATCAGCACTGACGATTCAGCAAGTGGCTGAGCCCTATGTGCGTGGCAAAGCAATCCGTTACCTTGAAGAAAATAAAGTGGTCATTTTTGGTGCAGGAACGGGTAACCCTTTCTTTACAACAGATACCGCTGCTGCTTTGCGCGGCATGGAAATGGGTGCCGATATTGTTCTGAAAGCCACCAAAGTTGATGGTGTTTACACCGATGATCCAAAGAACAATCCAGATGCTGTACGTTATCAAACCCTGACTTTCGATGAGGCCATTGGCCGCAATCTGAAAGTGATGGATGCCACTGCATTCGCGCTCTGTCGTGATCAAAATATGAATTTAAGTGTCTTTAGTATCTTCAAAGCAGGCGCATTAAAGCGCGTAGTTCTTGGGGAAGATGAAGGGACGCTGGTACACTGCTAA